In Plasmodium malariae genome assembly, chromosome: 11, the following proteins share a genomic window:
- the SEC24A gene encoding protein transport protein Sec24A, putative codes for MQPYENNRGLNSYNNSNINANSNATFYNNSNQNNVNKPMNNPFFYNNNTADIASNSNNLKGNENVYIQGYYHPQQQMQQGGYSIPNQPHMNTSNINENIYGDGTNTNAYLNNQAQYRGVPNQFIPVQGSPTNILKTQGNVLGYDTSGHVNNVVQPIINDSYQEFLQFNAFSHFVKSSVSYMPANTTLKQKAYVPLGFVIQPLAPIPEGYPELSSVNFGNSTVVRCKKCRTYINPFVRFEAGGKKWNCNMCYHVNDTPQFYFVPLDEKGKRKDLFQRPELCTGSVEFIAPSDYMIRPPQPPVYLFLIDVTVTSVNSGLLDVVCSTIKKLLPKNSDLNNKNSFDSRTLIGIMTFDSTVHFYNLNSNLKQTQMMIVPDIQDIFIPLPEDILVNAHECQNVIDVLLDNLPTMWRNNKMSDSCAGNALKAAVMVLKKVGGKLLFFVSSVPNIGDLTVNVNREIKDKGSSYKNIYSSNSSGNNVVDAKVREVEMLTPFNNLYAELAQNITQYQIAVDLFACPLYNLDLATIYPLIKNSGGSLYYYPQFNVHQYSDKLREELLFALTTEIAWESVMRIRISRGWKITNWYGNFQFRGVDLLALPNCHSHQNFSIIVDLEENVVQDSVVYVQSALLYTNSNGERRIRLHTYALPVTQNIKTITDSVNPQVVVSLLSHQAIDITKKGKIADGRNLIQTLCSQVLSAQLLPSESARLLSVYILGMLKSISFRDSGDISPDLRIFHWSRVENIPVESVEAYFYPRMFSLHNLEKHHGNYDENNSIMLPDTLNLTCEIMTQDGCYLVEDGEHIVMWIGRSINPQWMYAVFGVQSIEQLNSEYAENHIGSTGNPCGVQVLNIINVLRKNRTPSYMKLLIVKQGDPLEYKFFSCLIEDRSQHMMMSLKEFLAKICPKYPQFVPSLNNPHAAALGR; via the exons ATGCAGccatatgaaaataatagagGGTTAAACAGTTACAACAACAGCAATATCAATGCTAATAGTAATGctacattttataataacagtaatcaaaataatgtaaataaaccAATGAACaacccttttttttataacaataatactGCTGATATAGcaagtaatagtaataatcttaaaggaaatgaaaatgtgtatatacaagGTTATTATCATCCACAACAGCAAATGCAACAGGGAGGATATAGTATTCCAAATCAACCACATATGAATACAAGTAATATAaacgaaaatatatatggagATGGAACAAATACAAatgcatatttaaataacCAAGCACAATATCGAGGTGTGCCTAATCAATTTATTCCTGTACAAGGTAGCCCTAccaatatattaaaaacacaAGGAAACGTATTAGGGTATGATACTAGCGGACATGTAAATAATGTAGTACAACCAATTATAAATGATTCTTATCAagaatttttacaatttaatGCATTTTCTCATTTTGTAAAAAGTTCTGTAAGTTATATGCCAGCAAATACAACATTAAAACAGAAAGCATATGTGCCTTTAGGTTTTGTAATACAACCATTAGCTCCAATACCTGAGGGATATCCCGAGTTATCATCAGTAAATTTTGGAAATTCAACTGTTGTTAGatgtaaaaaatgtagaacatatataaaccCATTTGTTAGGTTCGAAGCAGGagggaaaaaatggaattgTAACATGTGCTATCATGTGAATGATACAcctcaattttattttgttccattagatgagaaaggaaaaagaaaagatttATTTCAAAGACCAGAATTATGTACGGGTAGTGTTGAATTTATTGCCCCAAGTGATTACATGATAAGACCCCCGCAACCTcctgtttatttatttttaattgatgTAACAGTGACATCTGTTAATTCAGGTTTATTAGATGTGGTTTGTAgtactattaaaaaattattaccaAAAAATAGTGatcttaataataaaaattcattcGATTCTCGTACCTTAATTGGAATTATGACATTTGATTCTACTgttcatttttacaatttaaattcaaatttaaaacaaacaCAAATGATGATAGTACCAGATATACAAGATATATTTATCCCTTTACCTGAAGATATTTTAGTAAATGCCCATGAATGTCAAAATGTGATAGATGTGTTATTAGATAATTTACCTACTATGTggagaaataataaaatgagtGATTCTTGTGCTGGTAATGCATTAAAAGCAGCAGTAAtggtattaaaaaaagtgggtggaaaacttttattttttgtatcatCAGTGCCAAATATTGGCGATCTAACAGTAAATGTAAATagagaaataaaagataaaggtagtagttataaaaatatatatagttcaAATAGTTCAGGAAATAATGTTGTAGATGCCAAGGTAAGAGAAGTGGAAATGTTAACtccttttaataatttatatgccGAATTAGCACAAAACATAACACAATATCAAATTGCAGTAGATTTGTTTGCATGCCCATTATATAATCTCGATTTAGCTACCATATACCCTTTAATTAAGAATTCAGGAggttctttatattattatccaCAATTTAATGTACATCAATATAGTGATAAATTAAGAGAggaattattatttgcatTAACAACAGAAATTGCTTGGGAATCAGTAATGAGAATAAGAATAAGTAGAGGATGGAAAATTACTAACTGGTATGGAAATTTTCAATTCAGAGGAGTAGACTTATTAGCTTTACCAAATTGTCACTCTCATCAAAATTTTAGTATTATTGTTGATTTGGAAGAAAATGTAGTTCAAGATTCTGTGGTCTATGTCCAGTCAGCTTTATTATATACGAACTCTAATGGTGAAAGAAGAATTCGTTTACATACTTATGCTTTGCCTGTTACACAGAATATTAAAACCATTACAGATTCAGTTAATCCTCAAGTTGTTGTATCATTATTATCTCATCAAGCAATAGATATTACTAAGAAAGGGAAAATAGCTGATGGAAGAAATTTAATTCAAACACTTTGTTCTCAGGTGTTATCGGCACAGTTACTACCATCAGAAAGTGCTAGGTTATtatctgtatatattttaggtATGCTAAAGTCAATTTCTTTTAGGGATAGTGGAGACATTTCACCTGACTTAAGAATTTTTCATTGGTCAAGAGTTGAAAATATACCTGTGGAATCAGTAGAAGCCTATTTTTATCCAAGAATGTTTAGTTTACACAATTTAGAAAAACATCATGGTAACTATGATGAGAACAATTCTATTATGCTACCTGACACGTTGAATTTGACTTGTGAAATTATGACACAAGATGGTTGTTACTTAGTTGAAGATGGGGAACATATTGTTATGTGGATAGGGAG AAGTATCAATCCCCAGTGGATGTATGCAGTGTTTGGAGTTCAATCCATAGAACAGTTAAATTCGGAATATGCGGAAAATCATATAG gGTCAACCGGTAATCCTTGTGGTGTGCAAGtattaaacataattaatGTGTTAAGGAAAAATAGAACACCCTCGTATATGAAACTGTTGATCGTGAAGCAAGGAGACCCATTGGAATATAA ATTTTTCTCATGTTTAATTGAAGATAGATCACAACACATGATGATGtctttaaaagaatttttagcaaaaattt gtCCCAAATACCCGCAGTTTGTTCCTTCTTTGAACAATCCGCATGCTGCGGCACTTGgtcgttaa
- the PRMT5 gene encoding protein arginine N-methyltransferase 5, putative — translation MPLKNKYAVLKIGIEYNYHEDVSEIDDIDIDFLVCKLFKESTTDGNLIIPSEYTSSLYSKLSNTYKVDPLFGNKFNDREIWKTKIYGLISEWIDTDNPNEHFSSYSIDVLNKEIQWTSYILIPNLIINTPSYNKCDNYARCINANIHNYNGVSIIVRIPIAKKIEHTNLYSSNSHNANCAKSYKIINGWNVWAKFISYCNYNISHMNVGLELVNVKDFEINDINLDVWKSEPVKLIIIPLNSFIIDSKSGYPYLPKKLKDLLIFFFRRNIEIVLTGWKERLNHLYYQDNGKKDVEGINEKINSDTSYLKFCMYYLKRLFMSIENFDNETLFDHAYWDYLQIPLQPLKDNLCSQIYEIFEKDKMKYEQYELAISKYLSKRLQNSSNNSKTVSSIEFTIFVVGAGRGPLVDSTLRALEKNKITNYEIYAVEKNDSAILVLENRLEEEEWKNVKVIHSDMRYVQIEKKADLIVSELLGSFGDNELFPECLDGIQKYLKKDGVSIPKNCLSYVEPISCSSLYHKICHNSFSGNNEMFYVVNLYSYCKISEEQPKECFYFEIPNKDIKKDNTHNNRYKNINFKIKLDSYLHGFLCYFKSQLYDDVYISIEPITHTKNMHSWYPLFIPINKIIFLRKEQHLSLSIWRLTDCHKIWYEWCINEPITTSIHNFNARHFFIGK, via the coding sequence atgccTCTAAAAAACAAGTATgcagttttaaaaataggaaTAGAATATAATTACCATGAGGACGTAAGCGAAATAGATGATATTGATATAGATTTTTTGGTATGTAAACTGTTTAAAGAGAGCACCACAGACGGTAATCTTATTATTCCGTCTGAATATACTTCTTCTCTATATTCTAAATTATCGAATACATATAAAGTAGATCCCCTTTTTGggaataaatttaatgataGAGAAATTTGGAAAACAAAGATTTACGGTTTAATATCTGAATGGATTGATACAGATAACCCCAATGAGCATTTTAGTTCATACAGTATTGATGTATTAAACAAAGAAATACAATGGActagttatatattaataccaaatttaattattaatacacCATCTTATAATAAATGTGATAATTATGCAAGATGTATTAATGCgaatattcataattataacGGAGTATCCATAATAGTAAGGATACCAATAgctaaaaaaattgaacacACGAATTTGTATAGTAGTAATTCCCACAATGCTAATTGTGCAAAATCctacaaaattataaacgGGTGGAATGTTTGGGCAAAATTTATCTCCTActgtaattataatatatccCATATGAACGTAGGCTTGGAACTTGTGAATGTAAAAGACTTCGaaattaatgatataaatttagATGTATGGAAATCAGAACCcgtaaaattaattataataccATTGAATTCATTTATCATTGATTCTAAAAGTGGATACCCATATTtaccaaaaaaattaaaagatttgttaatattcttttttagaAGAAATATTGAGATAGTATTAACTGGATGGAAAGAAAGATTGAATCATTTGTATTATCAAGATAATGGTAAAAAAGACGTAGAAggaattaatgaaaaaataaactcaGATACAAGttacttaaaattttgtatgtattatttaaaaagactTTTTATGTCTATCGAAAATTTTGATAACGAAACTTTATTTGACCATGCATACTGGGACTACCTACAAATACCTTTGCAACCGTTAAAGGATAATTTATGCTCtcaaatatatgaaatattcgaaaaagataaaatgaaatatgaaCAGTATGAATTAGCTATTAGTAAATACTTATCCAAACGACTCcaaaatagtagtaataatagtaaaacaGTAAGTAGTATAGAATTCACTATTTTTGTCGTAGGAGCAGGAAGGGGACCACTTGTTGACTCCACCTTACGTGCccttgaaaaaaataaaattaccaattatgaaatttatgctgtagaaaaaaatgatagtGCTATTTTAGTTCTTGAAAATAGATTGGAAGAAGAAGAATGGAAAAATGTTAAGGTTATTCATAGTGACATGAGATATGTACAAATAGAGAAAAAAGCAGATTTGATTGTTAGTGAATTGTTAGGTTCATTTGGTGATAATGAATTATTTCCGGAGTGTCTAGATggaatacaaaaatatttaaagaaggATGGGGTAAGTATACCCAAAAATTGTTTATCTTATGTTGAGCCTATATCTTGTTCTAGCCTCTATCATAAAATATGTCACAATTCTTTTTCaggaaataatgaaatgttTTATGTAGTCaatttatattcttattgTAAAATATCGGAAGAACAACCAAAAGAGTGTTTCTATTTTGAAATACCCaataaagatattaaaaaggACAATACTCATAATAAtcgttataaaaatattaattttaaaattaaattagaTTCTTATTTGCATGGTTTCTTATGCTATTTTAAAAGTCAATTATATGATGATGTTTATATATCAATTGAACCAATTACTCATACCAAAAATATGCATAGTTGGTATCCATTATTTATCCctataaataaaatcatttttttaagaaaagaaCAACATCTGTCTCTGAGTATTTGGAGACTAACTGATTGTCATAAAATTTGGTATGAATGGTGTATCAATGAACCCATTACAACAAGCATTCACAATTTCAATGCTCGACATTTTTTTATCGGAAAATAA